The genomic interval TGGCCAAACTTCCATCTGTGCTTTTGTGTTCTGATTCAACTAGGTCTTGATAAAAACAGGTAATGCATTTTTGGTCCATAGGTGGCAATATTAGTATTAGATTCTGGCAATATAGTACAACTAAGCAATCAGTTTCTATATTGTCCATGGTGCTTGATCACAGGTacgggtgttttttgttttttgtttttttaatttgtttttggccatgcccacagcatgcaaaggttcccaggcaaggatggaacctgcagcacagcagtgacctgagctgcagcagcaacaccaccaggtctttaacctactgagccaccagggaactccaaaggtacAGTTTTTAATCTGAATTTTATCGAAGGGGAAAATAAGGCTCAAGAAGGTAGTTAACTTGTCCAGACTGAATAGGTAAGAGGCAAAGCTGGGattcacagccacagctgcctcATCTGGAAAGCCTGGGCCACTTTCTTCCCCACTAGTTTCTCCAGCCTTTAAGGGGAAGCCCAAATTACAACCAAGGGCAGCTGGGACCATGGCAGATGGGAGCAAATACCTGGCTCTAGGATGAAGCTATGAGATTGTATCCCCATGCCAACTTCATGCATGAAAAACACCAAGTAATTCAGAAGAGGGCacttcaaatgtttttctgcttgttttctcTCCTAAAAAGTTATTTATGCCTCTATTAACGACTTATTACCTGAGTAAACATTTCCACCAAAGGTCTGAAGAACGGAGTTAAACAGTGCTAATCCCCAGAGTGATTCCACAAACCCCTAGCAAAGGTGGAAGCACAGCATTGAAGTCCCAAGGCTTCATCACTGGGGTCTGACCTTATTAGCTGTGTGTCTCtggaatagattttctttttttttggtcttttttaagggccgcacccaaagcatatggaggttcccaggctaggggtcaaatcagagctgtagctgccggcctatgccagagccacagcaacgccagatccaagccctgtctgcgacctacaccacagctcacagcatcgctggatccttaacccacggagcaaggccagggattgaacctgcaacctcatggttcctagtcagattcgtttctgctgagctacagtgggaacacctGGGCTAGACATTTATTTCCCTAAAGCATCAGTtcccatcagtaaaatgggacAAATAACATCACCTGGCTCAAAGGGTAATTGAGATGAACCTATAAAGCCCCTGctcggggggtgtgtgtgtgtgtgtgtgtgtgttggcggtGGGGGAGTACATATCAGCGCTTTTGCAATGGCATAATTACTCACCAGGGCTTGAAAAGCTCGGTGACACTACTTGTAGCCAAATGAAGCTAGCATTTGGCCTGGTGCCTCCCCTGGGCCCTCTCAATAGGGTGCCtggtatttctgggctctccccCTGCGGTCCAAGACGGAGTGGTAACCTTTTCTAGGATTCATGCGAAAATGACATCCTCCTTCCCAGGAGAATTTATCACCAGATTAACTCTGGTTGTAGTCGCGCTCACAAAATGGCCACCCCGTAATACGGGGTGGAAAAGCAATTTTCCTAGCCCCATCTATCACCACCAACAATAGGCTTCAGTGGGCTCggaaagaaaaaatcaaagtTCCTTGAACTGAGGACATGCTGCTGAGCTGGTCTGGCTACGAGGAGAGGCCAGGGTGAGGGGAGCTCCCTGGAGGGCTGCAGAGAGAACAGGTCCATTGGAGGGAGATCAAAGCgatggggagggagttcccgccgtgccgcagtgggttaatgagcaggcttgtctctgtggaggcgccggTTCAATCTcaggcccagcgcagtgggttaaggatccagtgttgctgcagctgtggcgtaggttgcagttccgactcggattggacccctggcctgggaacttccacctgcctcgggtgtggccaaaagaaaaaaacggaCGGGGAGACCCTGGCCCACCgacacacacaacacaaaacGCACGCTCACACACGtcatacaccacacacactcaTCAACACATCTAGCCCTTTTCGTAGATGCTAGTGCTTGTCTCCAGTATCGACTCCCATCTTCCCCAGGAACAGAACATGCAAGTTGAGACAGGGCCGTGACCATCCAGAAGAGATACGATACTTCCCAGCCGCTGCGGCCATGTGACAAAATCCTGGCCAACTGAGTATCAGCACAAGTGCCCTGTGGCAGGTCCCTTGCTGGGTGCCTCCGCCCCTCCCTTTCCCATGCTCCCTCCATCCTGCTGCCTGAATCGGGACGTGGTTACCGGGCGTTCAGGTGCCCTTGGACCAGGAGGATGAGGACCTGACTGTGTGAACGgcggaggagggagctggaagaGGCCCGGTCCGGAGGACTCCCTGGAGCCGAGATGACACACTGCCGCGGATCCCTTCTCTCTGGATTGGTGCGGAGTGTGCAAGAAGCATAACCTCTGTCTTGGTTAAGGCACTGTTATTTTGGGCCTCGGCAAACTTAGTGCCAATGAATTTATACCCCTGGACGTGGGCCTCAGCCATCGGACGAGATCGAGTCTTTCTTGGTTCACCTGAGTGTCAGCACCTGGGTGGGGCCTGGTCGTGGCCCGGGATTTGGGGATGGGGGCACCAGCTGGTAAGAGCAGGATTTAgggactggggagggagggataattCGAGAGACAGCAACGACTTCATTGAGCACAGAACTTGCCACCTAATAGTTACCCGATATTTATTTGATGGTTGACAGCTAGCACGTATTGATCACCTACTAGGCCAGGGACAGAGATGAGACATGCAAACACGACTGAGGCGGGTGAAGACTAGTGGTTTTCCCGAGAAGTCCAGGGAGTACCCCGCAGTATCTGACATTGACAATGACTTACATGTAttatatgctaaaaataaaagtaaagaacaaAACTGTACCCTTAGACACCAGTTTAAGAATTTACCCAATTAATGCCAATGCAAATAAGAACTGGTATAAAGAAAACGCCTGCGATAACCCAGGGGAGGGAGTCGTGTGTGGAGTGGGGAGCTCTAAAGTGCAGCAGAGCTGTTTCCGTTTGGAGCATAGGCCCTTGGAGACTCCGTTTTCTTAGCTGTCAAGTGGGGATGAAACAAGACATCATTCCCCCCTGTGGCTGAAATGACATGACGTACGGAACGTGCTAGCTCTGTGCCTGGCGCACGGCCAACCCCAATACTCATTTGCTGTGGTCGCTGTTCTTTCCAGCTAAGAGATGGAGAAGGcaccctggaggaggtggcatttgataAGGGTCCTGCGAagcggggaggggggctgggtgTGTGAAGGTAGGGCAGAGAGGCAGCCCCAGCTGACGGCTCAGAAAACGGTCCCTCAGTTGGCACGGGAGTTATGATAGGCGGGGAGGGGTCGGGCTGTGAGTgccaggcagggaggctgggcttcTTCCCAGGCTAATGCTTTCCCCCCAGGGGGCAAGGATGGAGATGGAAGTTGGGAAAGGCCTGAGCAGAGATTTAAGAACGAGAGTTTTTTGCTtattggtttttggggttttttggcttgttttggctttttagggccatgcctgagacatacggaagttcccaggctaggggtcgaattggagctgcagctgccagccttcaccacagccacagccacaccagatctgagacttgtctgcgacctacaccacagctcacggtaacgccggatccttaacccactgagccgggacagggatcaaacccgtgtactcatggatcctagtcgggttcgtaacctgctgagccacagcaggaactccataacgaGGGTTTGGAAGGTGCTGATTTGCTAGTACTGGTGGGACCTCAGATGGACCCGTCCAGCTAACAGCTCGAGTTGGGAGTCTcagttcagggggaaaaaaaaagggctgcAGATGTGGACCCAGGAGTGCTGAGGGGAGCCACTGGTGAGCTAGTGGagagggtggtggtgggaggagtCAGGAGAGAAAGAGGCAACTGTCAGCCATCTGCCTGTGTGGTAAAGTCTTTTCTCTCTAGAAGGTTCCAAAGTGGTTTTGAATATTTAGGAGCTGTCATTTTCTCAGAGTTAAAAGAATAACTGCCTGAATGTCAGTACAATATCCTGTCTCTCATTTTCCTCTGACTGCCGTTCAAGCAGagcctggagagggagaggggcgctgctggggaggagggggccgcTGGATGGTATGCCCCTCGCCATTGGCGCTGCCCTCCACCCTGAGGTGCCCTCCGCCTCTCTGCTAACCACCCCCCCCCTGCATCCTCTGGGCCACCTGCTCACTAACTTGTGCCTCAGCTCCCCTGCCGCGCTCCATCACCTCCACCGCCatctgctgccacagctgcagcggggaagaagagagaaaaacctgaaaatggagcccccagcgccccccccacccccagggcagtACGAGGTAATGAAAAGTGACCACAGAAAGCAGGCTGGAGGCTAATCCAAGAGGCTCATATAACTTCGCCATCAGCCCTCCACAGCGCCCCACTCTGATTTCACCTGGGGCCTGGACCCGGCCCCACCTCCGCTCATCCTTAGCTGCCCACACTCCTTTGGCCCCAGTCAGCAGCTctatgcagcccccccccccgccgccccttaTTCACAGATAAGCTTGCCTCCTGCTTCCCCAAGAAGCTGGTGGTCTCCAGGTACGAGCTCCCTCACCTTCCCTCTTGTCCTGGGGGAGAGAGCAGACCAAGTGGGGGCCTCTGTGTCACGGTTGCGGGGGGCGGGGCACTTCTCTAGATTCAGGCTAGAGGGATTGCTGGGCCCAGGTCAGGCCTGCCCATGGCCTTCTGATCCCAGCAGTGGGGGGATGGTGGGGAGAGCTCTGGGTCACAGAGGCATTTGCTAGTGGAGGCCACTAGCTTTGAGCTACGCATGCTCGTATGTCTTCTCCTGGTGGAAAGTACCAGAAGGTATAGCAAGGGGCCCAGAAcatccttctcccttcctccttctcttccccagcCATCAGGAAATACTACTACCCCTCTCTCCAGTAATATTTGGTATGCTCATGCACATTACATTTATTACTGTTAATTTTAAGGCAAAAGCTTGGATAGTCTATGCCCTCTTTCTCCCTGTAGAAATTCTTCCTGGGGGCTCCTGTCATTCTTCCCTCtcagccttccttccctcctttctctctttctccaagtTGGAAGGGACTTGGGGATGGGGAAAGTTCAAAGGACGAATAGAGAAGCTGGATCCTTGTCCTTCAAGTTACTCGGAATCCAGTGGAACAGACAGAAGCTTAAACTACTCATCTTAACAAACCTGGTGAAGGTTATAAGGAAAAGAACATAGAATCAGGGGGGAGCACAGGACTCATGGGCATAGGGAACGGGGGTGACTCTGGGGAGGTGAGGACAGTTTTGCACTGAGACccaaaggaaaggagttccccaGGGGGAAGAGAGCAAGCAGGGCCAAGGGGATAGTGTGGAGTTGGGGAAAACCATGGTGGGTTTGGGAGAATTCAGCAGGTTTAGAGGGTAGAGCATGTGATGCTGGAGAGCTAGACTACCCCAGGCTTGACTCCGTGTGTAGTTAGGACTTTTGGGGGATCTCATCTACtcgggacacacacacacacacgcacgcacgcacgcacgcacgcacacacatgcacgaaCCCTAGAAGCCATATTTGCATGAGCAACAGTGGGCAAGAGAACCGGAATACTCTTTCGGCCTtcctttccttgtctcttcctcctccagctcctgacCGGGTCAATTAGCATCTCTCCCAGGAATTTCAAGTAGGGCTCCAAGTTGAGGACTCGGAAGCTCAAGGGTAGCCATGGTTGGCATCCTAGGCATGGAGTGGCTAAGAGAGACCAGGGGGCATCCAGCCACTGAGCGTGGATTCGGGTCAATGCCTGTACTCTTTCTTGACCTTCTTTCTGAAATTCCTGATCTTGCTGGTTCTGGGCTCTCCCTGTCCTTAGCCTCCAGAGTGAGATACTCTTCCACATATACTACTCATGTGAGTAGTTTTCAACTTTCTGAAAGTATCTTTTCATGCAGCAGACACATCGATAGGCACATGTAAGAGAAACAAGTGTCAAGAAATGAAATTCACCCTTATTATGGGTGATGCACGCTTGTCTCcactctgttttgtttgttttctttttacacctgcacctgcacctgcagcatatggaagatctcaggcTAGGACCTGAGATTTAAggcctcagctgccggcctacacaacagccacagcaacgccaggtccgagccatgtctgcgacgtacaccacagccggatccttaagccactgagccaggccagggagctaatctgcctcatggatactagttgggtttgtaactgctgagccacaatgaaactccactagtcgggttcttaacctactgagccacaacagaaactcctccattctgttttttaaatgttggctgCAACATACTTTTGAAAAACACTGAGCTGGCATGAGTGGCTTTCTCTTATTTGCAATCAGGAGGCTGTTTGAGAAATCATGTTAACAAACTTAACTGGTAGCCTGAATGTGGGTACGGGGGCTTGTATTCTTCCCGTTCATCAGAAACTCCCCTTAGATCTGATCTCATCAGGGATAACAAATAGGTTTCAAGTCCTGGGTCAGCTCTCATCAATTTTTAGCAGCTCCTTGGAGTGCTGTGTGGAGAGGAATCTGAAACTCCAACCAGCCTCAGAGGGAGAGGGTGCCGCGAtcaattagtgatgtctgccaggTGCAAGAGGGGTGGATATGCCACTTGTTCCAGCATCTCccaagggcctggcacagagcaggggctcattacatatttgttgaatgaataaatgaaatatttcccaTCCCTGATCTTCACTGTCTACCTCAGGCTAACCTACATGCTCCCGTTTTAAAGTCACATTCTAGAATTCACTTTTGCCCAGCACGAATTCCTaagaaactttctttctttttcttttcttttcttttttttttttttaagggtcgcctacaccacagccacagccataccataTCCGAGCCGCGTtggcatcctacaccacagctcacggcaacaccagatccttaacccactgagcgaagccaaggattgaacccacaacctcatggttcctagtgagatttgtttctgctgcgccacgctgggaactcccctaagaaATTTTCTTAAGGAAGATAGCAAATGCTTCAGGGACCGTGGTTGGCTTTGTGCACCCTAGAGGTGCCCTCTGGCATCACGTGGGCCCCATTCCCGTCAGCTTCCTGAGTTCTGCTCCATCTTAACTACCCTCTTGGTCCCATTCATCAGCTTGGCTCCTCCTGCTGTGCTCTGAGCCCCTGCCCTTCGCAGAGGCTCACCCCCTTCTGTTTTCCCTGTGGCTTTCCCCCCCTCTTCCTTGGCATACCCCAGCCTGGAGCACCCCACAGTACAAACAACATGTGCACAGATGGAGATGAAATCTTCTCTAGGATGGGTGAGATGTTGGCCTTGATCATTAATTCAGTTCCAGAGAGCTGGCAAGTTGAGCAGGAACGACCGTAAAACGCAGTGTGCTGAGAAGCAAGGCACATCTGTTGTCACACGGGAAGTAAGTGCCAAGGATTCCATGGGCCCAGGCATCAGGTGTGGTGTTTTTCAGTAGAAACAACCTCTCTTTCTACTTCTCTGAGGCACTTGTGTGGACAAAGAAGAATTTCAAGGCGTTCCCTGGCAGGGCACCAGGGAGCTGCCACCACTGGAATCCCGCTGCTGGTGGGGATCGGGCCTAGTAATGGACAGATTGCAAGAGCGTTTGGCTCCGTTTTCCCTTAAATGAAGTGCATGTGGTTCAAGGATGCACACACCACCAGGACTTCATGTCCTGGGagcccttctctctccctgaccCCCCGCAGACCCCCGCGGACCCCTAGGCGGGTGGCATCTGGGCTAGAGCGGGGACGATGAGCCGGGTTCTGCGAAGAGAGCTCTCCCAAGTGGCCAGCTCCACACCCTGTATGGGCCACTCAGACACGAGAGGCATCCGCCTGGGGCTGACGGGCAAGAATTCATTGCAATCTCCCTGGCTCTGTCCTTGGCGCTTGGAGCCATTTCCTGGAATGGAGGGGGAGGAAAATATTTCCCCCAAATACCAGGAAGAGTTATTTTGGGCATAAGATGTACAAAATATTAGGAGGACGCTCCTTTGGCCAACATGGAAACATTCCCCTCAGCCCGATGTCCTCAACCGCTTGAGAAGGAAAGGACTGAATCACACCCCCTGTTTGGCTCTGGCCTCTCCCCGCCCCTGCGCCTAAATGGGAGCCAGGTTCAGCAAGGCCTTCCTGTTCCCCAGGCTGACAAGAGTGGGAGCCGCTAGGGTTCTGTGCACCTTCCTGGTGAGAAAGGGAGTGGACACCCTGCGCGCCCCTAGTCCCAGCGGACCCCTGCCCACCTCAGGACTCTGCAGAGCAAACGCCGGTGAGCGGACAGAGGCCAGCCCGGGAGTCCTCCAGCTTGTGCTCCTGGGTGGCGCCTTCAagtccccaccctctgccccacctcccctgcGGACTACCTTCCTGTCCTCTCCAAAGCTGCTGTTCTCACAGGACAACCAGGCCAACTGTGTCACTCGGATCGAACTGTATTTAAGGATCCATTTTCTAAAgcagcacatctttttttttggtctttttttagggccgcacccgcggcatagggaggttcccagggtaggggtctaatcagagctgtagccgccggcctatgccagagccacagcaacaccagatctgagccacctctgcgacctacaccacagctcatggcagcgctggatccttaacacactgagcgaggccagggattgaacctgcaacctcatggttcctaatcagattcgtttcggctgcggcgccacaacgggaactccctgcaaagcGTCACGTCTTAAAGCTATAGAAACTGGAGTGGAAAGGCAGACACACCCACAATGAAATGTAAACTGAGCCAGGAAAGAAGGCAGGCTCGAGGTGGGGCCTGGTAGGTCTCACCTGGGGCCCACCTGTCAATAGTGTGTATTTTCAGTTTGGGCTGGAGAGAGGGTAACAGGTAACTGAGAAATGTGTCAGGAACAGGCCTTTCCCATAACCTGCTCTTCTGTCGCCTCAGAGAAACTCCATTTCATCTCTAGTGTAGAAGGGACTTTGCAGAACTTTGAGGCCAGAGGCAATGAGATCTGGCGTCCAACCCCCGGAAGCTCAGGTTCTTCAGACACTTTCTGTCCACCTTCCTGCCCTAGGCCTTCGCTTTACACAGCCCCTCCCATTCAAAACTCAGGAACCCCACTGCTAAATGGGGCCCGAATTCTCCTCCACAGAGCAAGGCGCCTCCTCAGAAACTCAATGCACGGCCCCTGCACATGGGGGCGGGGTACCCTGATCTTTGCGGGTGTGCTCAGGGCCATTTCCAAAGCATCTTAGCCACAGGGCTGGCGGCTCTGGAAGTCTCCTGGGGCCCTGGCTGGCTCCTGGAGCGCAGATTCCAGCCCCGAGGGCACAGGCACAGTCCAGCCCCAAATTCAAAGCTCTCCCGCTCCCCAGCCGTTTTCTGGGGCAAAGCTACCGCAATCCAGAACCAAGCCTTCTGCAGGTCCCTTCCCTCGCCTCAGTTTCCCCCGGGGACCGggatggggtgaggtggggtggcCTGCCAAGAAAGACCCtcggagaaggagaaaagagtgcCCAGCCCTTACCTCGCCGCTGCTGGCACCGCGATTCCTCGATTCCTCCGGGGCTCCATGCCTGCCCTCCCCTCTTATAGACGCGCGAGCGCAACTTGCGCAACTGCCCGGCAGGCCCTGGCCCACCCCGAGCGCCAGCTCCCGCCCCGCCTGGCGGGGCAGCGTTGGGCCCGGGCAGAGCTGGTCGGGGCCTCGAGGGAGGGACTCCGCTGCGCCAGGAGCTCCGCGCGCACCCTCGGGTAACCGCCAGAAATGCTGCGGGCGGCTGGCAGGGATGAGAAATCCTCGAGGTGACGCCCGGATCGGCCTCTCGCGCCTCGGGGAACGGCCGCCGGGGACAGGGTGGCAGCCGGGGGTTCCTCAGAGCCTGCTGGGGGCTCAGACGGCGCCCTCGCTGGCCGGTGGTGCGCGGATGGCGAGGCCGGCGCAGCCAATTCCTCTGGCCGGTAGGATCCGACGGCCCTGGGCGCCGGGGAAGCACAGCGACACGCCGTgaggctggcctgggaacatacacCTGCAGGGGTGATGGTGCGGAGCGGATGAGGAAAGCCAGGCTCACACAGTCCTGGAGGCACCGGTCACATTGCATTGGGGACTGCCTCACAGAAACGCGCTCCCCCAAGTCGGTGAGATCCGCCACACGGCAAGGGTCTGCTTTGTTCACAGCTGTACCCCCAGGGTCCAGGGCCCTGCACAAAGTATTTCGTtttcaagatatattttatttacttacttatctatttatcttttgggggccgcacccgcggcatatggaggttcccaggctaggggtcgaatcggagctgtagctgccgcctacgccacagtcacagcaacgcaggatcctagcagcacctgcgacctacaccacagctcacagcaacgccggattcttaacccacagggcgaggcagggatcgaccccacgtcctcctggatattagttgggttcgttttccgttgagccacaagggggaactcctaagatacatttttaaatgaaaatcgcaaaaaagaaagaaagaaaattgcaaatTTAGGTTTAGCAAATGTCATTTCCCCCTATTTGCTTAgttaattggggggggggggaactaaaatattttaaagccattACAAACAGCAtgacattttatctttaaatactttactaggtttttctgaaaaataagggAGTGTTTCTACCTTTACCACAAGGCCATTGTCACAAGACCATTGCCACACCACAGCAAATCTGGTACATCATGAGCTAGTCTGCCTTCGCATATTTCCAAAGatctaaaaaaatatcttttataattgttttgtttGAGCCTGGTTGTTTTGCTCTGAGTAACTCTTtattgaaggaagaaaggaaggaaattgagCCGTATATTTGTGTATCTCAGAAATGGTTAGCATTGGTCATGATTTATAATTATCCTGCTACCAAAAGTGGGAAACCAGCTAAACATCCAAGACAGGAAATTGATAATATTATTGAAAAGCCACACAAGAGCAATACGCACACATTAAAAATTACgttgtaaaataatatttcatgatgtAGGAAGACTAATTACATTTGGTGAGTTGAAAAGAATCAGATTACAAAAATAGTATGTATTGTCTGATCACACATGTgcccacacacacaaattcacacCAAAATATACACTGTCACTACTGGGAGCGAGATCAGGAATGATCTTTAATCTCTGtgattttctgcttttaaaaaggtgcctacgggagttccctggtagtctagaagttaaggactgggtgttgtcactgctgtggctcagatcactgttgTGGTAccagttcctggccaggaacttctgcaggtcacaggtgtggccaaaacaaacaaacaaacaaacaaacaacaacaaagactgtCTATGATGggattactttttaaagaaaatcttttacCTCCCATGGAAATGatgttttatgttgtttttcaTACATAGGCTGTGGCACCCACTACAGTCAAATTTTCCTTGTCCCCAACATCTTCGTAACTTGGTTTTAAGTAGAGACTTAGCTTATAGACAAGGACCTTGGCAGCTTTGGCTTACTTGTCTCTGCAGtgccttttttagggtcacaggtcAGAAGGGGACCAGAGTTATTGCCTGAATATCAAGCAGCACTTGAGATCACGATGCGAGGGTATGGACTGCCTCTATTTACCTATCTATCCATCacctacctattttttttttggttgattaataaattattttattttaaaataaaatattatattataaaatattgtgtttttttagaaaaattcagaAGAGACAGAGATGAAAACTTAGGATCCCCCCAGTTTTCCTTTTCCCCCTAGAAGTAACTATTGTTCCCAGTTCATGGTGTGTCCTTCTATGGatattctttttctatcctttatcCATCTACTACCCTAAAAAGGCACACATgcaaaaatatggagttccctggttgcctagtggtttaggacctggtgttgtcattgctgtgactcaggtttgatccctggcctgtggaactcccacatgccatgggtgcagccaaaaaaaaaaaaaaaagagagaatatgcCACAGTATTCAAGCTACTGTTCCTTGCcccttgcttttaattttttttatttgggaaaatttcAAATCTCCATGATACATTTCCAAGGAAAAAGGGCATTACAAATCTCCATGTACAACCATCCAGCATCAACCATTATTaatctcacttatttcacttaatatatctaGAATACGATTTCTTACTAACACATGGAGCTGTGCCAATCTTTTGAAAGTCagcatgtttttcattttacaggtgaaccAAATCCATCAACCATTGTTACCTACATAATGTTATAATTAATAATTCAAATGCACTTATTTAAGCACTGTGTGAGTACATCTGTGGGAGAAATTCTGAAAATAGAACTGTTGAATCAAAGGGCATGCGCattcaaaatagaaatacattGTCAAGTCACATTCCTTAGAGACTGACTTACATCTGCAATTGGCTACAAGTAATAGTGACTCAAGCATTAACGGCATTTCATTGTCTCTTAAAACCAgaaggctggggagttcccgttgtggctcagtggaaacgaatctgactagcatccatgaggacgcaggctcgatacctggcctcgctcagtgggttaaggatccagtgttgctgtgagcagtggtctaggtcacagacaccactcggatctggtgttgctgtggctgtggtgtgggccagtggctacagctccaattcagcccctagcttgggaacctccatatgccgcaagtgtggctctgaaaagacagaagaaaaaaaaaagcaaaaaaacagaaggCTGGAGGAGGGCAGGTGCAGAAGTCCCTTGGCACCATCAAGAATCCTGCTGCTTCTGACTTCTGTTCTTCCATCATGTCCTTACGCTTATTGCTTCACTGTTGCAAGACAGATGCTGCTCCTTCAGGCGTCACGTCCTCACACGAGTGTTCAGTaggaagggcagggcagaggcaAAATATTTTCGCCTCTTGAAATTCTATTTCAAGTTGGGGAAGAGAAGTCACATTTTCCCTTATTTCTCATTGATTAGAACTGGGATATAGGCCAATCACTGGCAAAATGGAATGTGATTCCCgtgactgatttatttatttattattttttggtctttttagggcggtaccctcagcatatagaagttcccaggctaagggatgaatcagagcctcagctactggcctacaccacagtcacagccatgccagatcccaaccacatctgtgacctacacagcagctcatggcaatgtcggattctTATGAATTAAGTGCTTAAGCCActaacgaggtcagggatcgaacctgcatcctcaaggatactggtcaaattcttaacccaatgagccacaacaggaa from Sus scrofa isolate TJ Tabasco breed Duroc chromosome 18, Sscrofa11.1, whole genome shotgun sequence carries:
- the LEP gene encoding leptin isoform X1 — encoded protein: MQCDRCLQDCVSLAFLIRSAPSPLQVYVPRPASRRVAVLPRRPGPSDPTGQRNWLRRPRHPRTTGQRGRRLSPQQALRNPRLPPCPRRPFPEAREADPGVTSRISHPCQPPAAFLAVTRGCARSSWRSGVPPSRPRPALPGPNAAPPGGAGAGARGGPGPAGQLRKLRSRVYKRGGQAWSPGGIEESRCQQRRGPIPTSSGIPVVAAPWCPARERLEILLCPHKCLREVEREVVSTEKHHT